The proteins below come from a single Halostagnicola larsenii XH-48 genomic window:
- the gatE gene encoding Glu-tRNA(Gln) amidotransferase subunit GatE, which produces MTEDEYDYEALGLVAGLEIHQQLDTATKLFCQCPTAIREPEDASRQFTRYLHPTRSELGELDDAAVEESKVEREFTYLAYDSTCLVEEDDEPPHRLDEEALETALEVAQLMDMNPVDQAHVMRKIVVDGSNTSGFQRSTLIATGGSIETSDGAVGIEDLLLEEESAQRVEETDDGVTYGLDRLGIPLVEIGTSPDIRSPEQALEAAERIGMLLRSTGKVKRGLGTIRQDVNVSIEDGARVEIKGVQSLDDIDDIVRNEVRRQAKLVEIVEELAERDAGVGDPRTVTEVFEGTESGVIGGALSSGGSVTAVPLYGFDGLVGREIAPDRRLGTEFSDHAKRHGAGGIFHTDELPAYGVTDEEVQSLRDAVDAGENDAVAIVAAETAVAESAIEAVAARARTALEGVPEETRGANDDGTTRYLRPLPGAARMYPETDVPPVEPDPSDVPEPELLTEKVERYQEEYGLGEGLSEQVAYGTHMSFFEDVVADGIDPTLAATTLESTLTELRRDDVPVDQLTADHLEGVLEMAEDGDLPNEGIPDLLSVLAEEPEQSPEAAAEDAGLGSAGEDEVRETIVEVVERNEGQVEEEGMQAFSGLMGECMGALRGKADGDLVSELLREEIQKRA; this is translated from the coding sequence ATGACCGAGGACGAGTACGACTACGAAGCACTCGGGCTCGTCGCCGGGCTGGAGATCCACCAGCAACTCGATACGGCGACGAAGCTGTTCTGTCAGTGCCCGACGGCGATTCGCGAACCCGAGGACGCGTCGCGTCAGTTCACCCGCTATCTCCACCCGACGCGCAGCGAACTCGGCGAACTCGACGACGCCGCCGTCGAGGAGAGTAAGGTCGAGCGCGAGTTCACCTACCTCGCCTACGACTCGACCTGTCTGGTCGAGGAGGACGACGAACCCCCGCATCGACTGGACGAGGAGGCCCTCGAGACCGCGCTCGAGGTCGCCCAGCTGATGGACATGAACCCGGTCGATCAGGCCCACGTCATGCGAAAGATCGTCGTCGACGGCTCGAACACGTCGGGCTTCCAGCGGTCGACGCTGATCGCGACCGGCGGATCGATCGAGACGAGCGACGGAGCGGTCGGGATCGAGGACCTCCTGCTCGAGGAAGAAAGCGCCCAGCGCGTCGAAGAGACCGACGATGGCGTCACCTACGGTCTCGATCGGCTCGGCATTCCGCTGGTCGAGATCGGAACCAGCCCGGATATCCGATCGCCGGAACAGGCCCTCGAGGCCGCAGAGCGAATCGGGATGTTGCTCCGCTCGACGGGGAAAGTAAAGCGCGGGCTCGGGACGATCCGCCAGGACGTCAACGTCTCCATCGAGGACGGTGCCCGCGTCGAGATCAAAGGCGTCCAGAGTTTGGACGATATCGACGACATCGTCCGCAACGAGGTCCGGCGGCAGGCGAAACTCGTCGAAATCGTCGAGGAACTCGCCGAACGGGATGCCGGCGTTGGAGATCCACGGACCGTGACCGAGGTCTTCGAGGGGACGGAAAGCGGCGTTATCGGCGGTGCGCTCTCGTCGGGGGGGTCGGTGACCGCCGTTCCCTTGTACGGATTCGACGGGCTCGTCGGACGCGAAATCGCGCCGGATCGACGACTCGGAACCGAGTTCTCGGATCACGCGAAACGCCACGGAGCGGGGGGAATTTTCCACACCGACGAGCTTCCGGCCTACGGCGTGACCGACGAGGAAGTCCAGTCGCTTCGGGATGCGGTCGACGCTGGCGAAAACGACGCCGTCGCTATCGTCGCCGCGGAGACTGCCGTTGCGGAATCGGCTATCGAGGCCGTCGCAGCGCGCGCACGAACCGCACTCGAGGGCGTCCCGGAGGAAACCCGTGGGGCCAACGACGACGGGACGACTCGATACCTCCGGCCGCTGCCCGGTGCCGCGCGGATGTACCCGGAGACGGACGTCCCGCCGGTCGAACCCGACCCGAGTGACGTGCCCGAGCCCGAACTCCTGACCGAGAAGGTCGAGCGCTACCAGGAGGAGTACGGTCTCGGCGAGGGGCTGTCCGAACAGGTCGCCTACGGCACGCACATGTCCTTCTTCGAGGACGTGGTGGCAGACGGTATCGATCCCACGCTGGCTGCGACCACGCTCGAGTCGACGCTCACGGAACTCCGGCGCGACGACGTGCCGGTCGATCAGTTGACGGCTGATCATCTCGAGGGCGTCCTCGAGATGGCCGAGGACGGCGACCTGCCGAACGAGGGGATTCCGGACCTGTTGTCGGTGCTGGCAGAAGAGCCCGAACAGTCGCCGGAAGCCGCCGCAGAGGATGCGGGGCTCGGCTCCGCGGGCGAAGACGAGGTTCGGGAAACGATCGTCGAGGTCGTCGAGCGCAACGAAGGGCAGGTCGAAGAGGAGGGCATGCAAGCCTTTTCCGGACTGATGGGCGAGTGTATGGGCGCGCTTCGCGGGAAGGCGGACGGCGACCTCGTGAGCGAACTGCTCCGCGAGGAGATTCAAAAGCGAGCCTGA
- a CDS encoding RNA methyltransferase, protein MDPSDPPAVAVVDATTPGNVGTIARAMKNFGFEDLLLVDPPELDPDGEAYGFAGHARDDILPDATELSFDELVENYHTIGCTAVTNEDDQHHVRFPYSTPAELAERLPAVAAPTVLVFGRERVGLTNEELSRIDEICSIPASAEYPALNLGQAATITLYELRSLALEDGDTQLPDKTRVRAPEPLLERLYEQWGDLLVELNHPEEKREKTMRMIRRVYGRADPTEGEVNTFLGLLRRATERPDQQVPDDRSNQ, encoded by the coding sequence ATGGACCCAAGCGATCCGCCTGCCGTGGCCGTCGTCGACGCGACGACCCCGGGAAACGTGGGCACCATCGCTCGAGCGATGAAGAACTTCGGCTTCGAGGATTTACTCCTGGTCGATCCGCCGGAACTCGATCCGGACGGGGAAGCCTACGGCTTCGCTGGCCACGCTCGAGACGATATCCTGCCTGACGCGACGGAGCTTTCGTTCGACGAACTCGTCGAAAACTACCACACGATCGGGTGTACGGCCGTCACGAACGAGGACGACCAGCACCACGTTCGATTTCCGTACTCGACGCCCGCCGAACTCGCCGAGCGATTGCCCGCCGTCGCCGCTCCCACAGTACTGGTTTTCGGCCGCGAACGCGTCGGCCTCACGAACGAGGAACTGAGCCGGATCGACGAAATCTGTTCGATCCCCGCGAGCGCGGAGTATCCCGCACTCAATCTCGGACAGGCGGCGACGATCACGCTCTATGAACTTCGTTCACTCGCACTCGAGGACGGCGACACGCAACTCCCGGACAAAACGCGCGTTCGCGCGCCGGAACCGCTGCTCGAGCGACTCTACGAGCAGTGGGGGGATCTACTCGTAGAACTCAATCATCCCGAAGAGAAACGCGAGAAGACGATGCGAATGATCCGCCGCGTGTACGGCAGAGCGGATCCGACGGAAGGTGAGGTCAACACGTTTCTCGGATTGTTGCGACGGGCGACTGAGCGGCCGGATCAGCAGGTGCCGGACGATCGCTCCAATCAATAA
- a CDS encoding Cdc6/Cdc18 family protein — MSSNDDRDPLFRYDDPIFADERLLEITHLPGPDRIVGRDEQMQRVADALNPAVFGSEPNHLFIFGKTGTGKSLISRSVTQRVITEAGRDDVTVKYAFIDCGEQNTEASVVKTIAQIVNEPENSGVTVPDRGLGTGDYYKRLWQTIDHCTDVTIVILDEIDMLEDDEILRKLSRAGENRRISDASIGIIGISNKIDFPDHLSERVKSSLSRDELVFSPYDANQLVEILEKRQDAFHDSVLEDDVIPLTSALAAQEHGDARKAIDILRNAGRLAKKQNDARVTAENVREAKEKTEADRFNELIEGSPQQAKAILYALTVLTQNSSEKEFPTKIIYNQYKELARRLDFDILSERRVQEILQEQNFLNVIQSERTGRGRGRGAHAKHRLLENPSIVEKVLLRDSRLALLEEGADTETQQTRPGR; from the coding sequence ATGTCCTCCAACGATGACCGGGACCCGCTCTTTCGCTACGACGATCCGATCTTCGCCGACGAGCGGTTGCTCGAGATAACGCATCTCCCAGGGCCAGACAGGATCGTCGGTCGAGACGAGCAGATGCAGCGGGTCGCTGATGCACTCAACCCTGCAGTGTTCGGGAGCGAGCCGAATCACCTGTTTATCTTCGGGAAAACTGGAACCGGCAAATCCCTCATCTCGCGGTCGGTTACTCAGCGGGTGATCACGGAAGCCGGACGCGACGACGTGACGGTCAAGTACGCCTTCATCGACTGCGGCGAGCAAAACACCGAAGCGTCGGTCGTCAAAACGATCGCACAGATCGTCAACGAACCCGAAAACAGCGGTGTCACGGTGCCTGATCGAGGGCTCGGGACCGGCGACTACTACAAGCGACTCTGGCAAACGATCGATCACTGCACCGACGTAACGATCGTCATCCTCGACGAGATCGACATGCTTGAGGACGACGAAATCCTTCGCAAACTCTCTCGCGCCGGCGAGAACCGACGGATCTCGGATGCATCCATCGGCATTATCGGTATCTCGAACAAGATCGACTTTCCGGACCACCTCTCCGAACGGGTCAAATCGAGTCTCTCTCGAGACGAACTCGTCTTCTCTCCGTACGATGCGAATCAACTGGTCGAAATCCTCGAGAAACGCCAAGATGCCTTCCACGATAGCGTGCTCGAAGACGACGTGATTCCGTTGACTTCGGCGCTCGCGGCACAGGAACACGGTGACGCACGGAAGGCGATCGATATTCTCCGAAACGCGGGTCGGCTCGCGAAGAAACAAAACGACGCACGCGTTACCGCCGAAAACGTCCGCGAAGCGAAAGAAAAGACCGAGGCCGATCGGTTCAACGAACTGATCGAAGGATCGCCACAGCAGGCGAAAGCAATCTTGTATGCGCTCACGGTGTTGACCCAGAACAGTTCCGAAAAGGAGTTCCCGACGAAAATTATCTACAATCAGTACAAAGAACTCGCGAGACGGCTGGACTTCGACATCCTCTCGGAACGCCGCGTTCAGGAGATTCTCCAGGAGCAGAACTTCCTCAACGTGATCCAGTCCGAACGGACGGGGCGAGGACGCGGGCGCGGCGCTCACGCGAAACACAGGTTGCTCGAGAACCCGTCGATCGTCGAGAAGGTGCTGTTGCGCGATTCCCGACTCGCGTTGCTCGAAGAGGGGGCCGACACGGAGACGCAGCAGACTCGACCCGGCCGATAG
- a CDS encoding 6-hydroxymethylpterin diphosphokinase MptE-like protein, giving the protein MEYHEFEPVYEAILVDFGFDRAADERARDILAKLTEPFDLERLRATRGSTVAIAGAGPSLETRDSLERARGCDVVFGASTAVDTLEAHDIPVDCMVTDLDKNPETVVRLTERGTPVAVHAHGDNIGAVRDVVPRCRLEYVLPTTQAAPAGPVRNPGGFTDGDRAAFLADALGAGRLVFVGWDFEDTSVDSMKAKKLRWARRLLYLLETRRNERFSVLDGHRESIDTSALSLE; this is encoded by the coding sequence ATGGAGTACCACGAATTCGAACCCGTTTACGAGGCCATTTTGGTGGATTTCGGCTTCGACCGAGCGGCCGACGAACGCGCACGCGATATCCTCGCGAAACTGACCGAGCCGTTCGATCTCGAGCGACTCCGTGCGACTCGGGGGTCAACCGTCGCGATCGCGGGGGCGGGACCGTCCCTCGAGACGCGAGACTCGCTCGAGCGCGCTCGAGGGTGCGACGTCGTCTTCGGGGCGTCGACCGCGGTCGATACGCTCGAAGCGCACGATATCCCGGTCGATTGCATGGTGACGGATCTCGATAAGAATCCGGAGACGGTCGTTCGGTTGACCGAGCGAGGCACGCCCGTAGCGGTACACGCACACGGGGACAACATCGGAGCGGTTCGGGATGTCGTCCCGCGATGTCGCCTCGAGTACGTGTTGCCGACGACGCAGGCTGCCCCGGCCGGTCCCGTTCGGAATCCGGGCGGCTTTACTGACGGTGATCGAGCGGCGTTTCTCGCGGACGCACTCGGTGCCGGTCGGCTCGTTTTCGTCGGTTGGGACTTCGAAGACACCTCCGTCGACTCGATGAAAGCCAAAAAGCTCCGGTGGGCGCGGCGACTCCTGTACTTACTCGAGACGCGGCGTAACGAGCGGTTCTCCGTTCTCGACGGCCATCGCGAGTCGATCGACACCAGCGCGCTCTCGCTCGAGTAA
- a CDS encoding tubulin/FtsZ family protein, with protein MKLALIGFGQAGGKVVDEFLAYERTIDGSFVESAIAVNSATADLQGLEQIPTENRVLIGQTRVKGHGVGADNELGATVTEEDIDEIQGAVDCVPVHEIDAFLVVAGMGGGTGSGGAPVLAKHLKRIYSEPVYGLGILPATDEGGIYTLNAARSFQTFVHEVDNLLVFDNDAWRQTGESVRGGYGQINREIAERFGLLFAAGEVTEGDHVAESVVDSSEIINTLSGGGISTVGYARETVENPTDGLLSKFRDGHSTDELSATNRMTSLIRKAALGRLTLPCDISSAERGLAVATGPPAYLNRKGVERGRKWLEEETGSMEIRGGDYPLVGEREVGSIVLLSGVTSVPRIETLQQVAIDAKHRTADVQAQSHEQFSSLMDTGGEIDALF; from the coding sequence ATGAAACTCGCACTCATCGGCTTCGGCCAGGCAGGCGGGAAAGTTGTCGACGAGTTCCTGGCGTACGAGCGTACGATCGACGGGAGCTTCGTCGAATCGGCGATCGCGGTCAACTCCGCGACGGCCGATCTGCAAGGGCTCGAGCAGATACCAACGGAGAACCGAGTACTCATCGGGCAGACGCGGGTGAAAGGACACGGCGTCGGCGCTGACAACGAACTCGGAGCGACGGTGACCGAAGAGGACATCGACGAGATACAGGGTGCCGTCGATTGCGTTCCAGTCCACGAAATCGACGCCTTCCTGGTCGTCGCCGGAATGGGCGGCGGAACCGGTTCGGGCGGCGCACCCGTCCTCGCAAAACACCTCAAGCGCATCTACTCGGAACCCGTGTACGGACTCGGGATTCTCCCAGCAACGGACGAGGGTGGCATTTACACGCTCAACGCAGCCCGATCGTTCCAGACGTTCGTCCACGAAGTCGATAACCTACTCGTCTTCGACAACGACGCCTGGCGACAGACTGGCGAATCGGTACGCGGCGGCTACGGGCAGATAAACCGCGAAATCGCAGAACGGTTCGGGCTCCTGTTCGCGGCCGGCGAGGTCACAGAGGGAGACCACGTCGCCGAGAGCGTCGTCGACTCCTCGGAGATCATCAACACGCTCTCCGGCGGCGGCATTTCGACGGTCGGGTACGCTCGAGAAACCGTCGAAAACCCTACTGACGGGCTCCTCTCTAAATTCCGCGATGGGCACTCGACCGACGAACTGTCCGCAACCAACCGGATGACGAGCCTGATCCGAAAGGCAGCGCTCGGTCGACTCACGCTTCCCTGTGACATCTCGAGTGCTGAACGCGGGCTCGCAGTCGCGACTGGACCGCCGGCGTATCTCAACAGAAAGGGCGTCGAACGCGGACGCAAGTGGCTCGAGGAAGAAACGGGGAGTATGGAGATCCGCGGCGGCGATTACCCGCTGGTCGGGGAACGCGAGGTCGGATCGATCGTCCTCTTGAGCGGCGTGACATCAGTTCCTCGAATCGAGACGCTACAGCAGGTCGCGATCGACGCCAAACACCGAACCGCGGACGTTCAGGCCCAGAGTCACGAGCAGTTCTCGTCGCTCATGGACACCGGCGGCGAGATCGACGCGCTCTTCTGA
- a CDS encoding HalOD1 output domain-containing protein has translation MVYPTDTSTAGRQLPPSQAIIEAVASAEGVDVVDLRPPAYEPLYSAIDPEALDFLFDHPDESSRSGIRVSFTYEGYDIVVYDGGRVDVSEVSSSTGAVNSVDN, from the coding sequence ATGGTCTATCCAACAGACACTTCCACGGCCGGTCGGCAGCTCCCCCCGAGCCAAGCCATCATCGAAGCCGTCGCAAGTGCCGAAGGTGTCGATGTTGTGGATCTCAGGCCGCCCGCGTACGAACCGCTGTATTCTGCAATCGATCCCGAAGCGCTCGACTTCCTGTTTGATCACCCGGACGAATCGAGCCGGTCCGGTATTCGAGTTTCCTTCACGTACGAGGGATACGATATCGTCGTGTACGACGGCGGCCGGGTCGACGTTTCGGAGGTGAGTTCCTCCACCGGGGCGGTCAATTCAGTCGATAACTGA
- a CDS encoding sugar phosphate isomerase/epimerase family protein — translation MEIGLHTPPLANESLEGALAYCNEQGVTAIEPGAGGFPGQDHLARADFLDDDDAQADLEDVLETYEVRISALAVHNNPLHPNEHRAETASRELREAIQLADQLEVSTVTCFSGLPAGGPDDEVPNWITAPWPSEHADALEYQWDLALEFWADLAEFAADHGVDVGIEMHPNMLVYEPHGLLRLREATNDRVGANFDPSHLYWQGISIMDAIRLLGDHGAINHVHAKDTRIYESQTREKGVLDTTPYDDEPNRSWLFRSVGYGHDERHWKDIVSTLRMVGYDGVLSIEHEDSLTSSREGLEKAIEFLERVRFDTKPGDAYWS, via the coding sequence ATGGAGATCGGTCTGCACACCCCGCCGCTGGCGAACGAATCTCTCGAGGGTGCACTCGCGTACTGCAACGAACAGGGCGTTACCGCGATTGAACCCGGCGCCGGCGGATTTCCGGGACAGGATCACCTGGCACGTGCCGATTTCTTAGACGACGACGACGCGCAGGCCGACCTCGAAGACGTCCTCGAGACGTACGAAGTCCGAATCAGCGCGCTCGCCGTTCACAACAATCCGCTCCACCCGAACGAACATCGAGCGGAGACGGCATCGAGGGAGCTTCGAGAGGCGATTCAGCTTGCCGACCAGCTCGAGGTGTCCACGGTGACCTGCTTTTCGGGGCTGCCCGCCGGCGGCCCGGACGACGAGGTACCGAACTGGATTACGGCGCCGTGGCCGTCCGAACACGCCGACGCGCTCGAATACCAGTGGGATCTCGCCCTCGAGTTCTGGGCAGACCTCGCTGAGTTCGCCGCGGACCACGGAGTCGACGTCGGAATCGAAATGCACCCGAACATGCTGGTGTACGAACCCCACGGACTACTCCGATTGCGCGAAGCGACCAACGACCGGGTCGGGGCCAACTTCGATCCGTCACACCTCTACTGGCAGGGAATCTCCATCATGGACGCGATCCGACTGCTCGGCGATCACGGGGCGATCAACCACGTCCACGCCAAAGATACCAGAATCTACGAATCGCAGACCCGAGAGAAGGGCGTTCTCGATACGACGCCGTACGACGACGAACCGAATCGGTCGTGGCTGTTTCGGTCCGTCGGCTATGGACACGACGAGCGCCACTGGAAAGACATCGTTTCGACGTTACGCATGGTCGGCTACGACGGCGTTCTGAGCATCGAACACGAAGATTCGCTCACCAGTTCGCGCGAGGGTCTCGAGAAGGCGATCGAGTTTCTCGAGCGGGTTCGCTTCGATACGAAACCCGGAGACGCATACTGGAGCTGA
- a CDS encoding Gfo/Idh/MocA family protein, translated as MTLDRTDIKTGIVGLGNIGQYHAERLLELGIPLVGGMDVAPEARKRFGRRYDVDVYEDYEELYDVAEAIIITTPNKFHEQYAVAAFEDDLHVLLEKPLAHTLESAERIAEAATESSGVTMVGFNNRFANTVQIVKNRIERGELGTVQHLEANYVRRRGIPGRGSWFTRRAIAGGGALIDLGVHAVDLSLYLLGYPQVEEVTGVTRGEFGSRDEYAYLDMWGTDSGPSEFDVDDSASAFVRCEQNQTISLEVAWATNRPESHEFVVRGTDAAARFDLLENDLSVHSASKTGPDHLEDTSITTRQNDTHSDEQAAFFDAIGTDIDLENSVEQALDVQRIIDAIYRSSDDGSTISFSS; from the coding sequence ATGACTCTCGACCGAACCGATATCAAAACCGGAATCGTGGGCCTCGGAAACATCGGTCAGTACCACGCCGAGCGGCTGCTCGAGCTCGGCATCCCGTTGGTCGGGGGGATGGACGTCGCCCCAGAGGCGCGAAAACGGTTCGGGCGGCGGTACGACGTCGACGTGTACGAGGACTACGAAGAGCTATACGACGTTGCCGAGGCGATTATCATCACGACGCCGAACAAGTTTCACGAGCAGTACGCCGTTGCAGCCTTCGAAGACGACCTTCACGTCCTGCTCGAGAAGCCACTCGCCCACACGCTCGAGAGCGCAGAGCGGATCGCCGAGGCGGCCACGGAGTCGTCCGGGGTCACGATGGTCGGATTCAACAATCGCTTCGCAAACACGGTTCAGATCGTTAAAAATCGGATCGAACGAGGAGAACTGGGAACCGTCCAGCACCTCGAGGCCAACTACGTTCGTAGACGGGGGATCCCCGGACGCGGTTCGTGGTTCACCCGGCGAGCGATCGCCGGCGGCGGCGCGCTCATCGACCTCGGCGTGCACGCGGTCGATCTGTCGCTCTATCTGCTCGGGTACCCACAGGTCGAGGAAGTAACCGGTGTGACACGCGGCGAGTTCGGCTCTCGAGACGAATACGCCTATCTCGATATGTGGGGAACCGACTCCGGGCCGAGCGAGTTCGACGTCGACGACTCCGCGAGCGCTTTCGTGCGCTGTGAACAAAATCAGACGATTTCGCTCGAGGTAGCCTGGGCGACCAATCGCCCCGAAAGCCACGAGTTCGTCGTTCGCGGCACCGACGCAGCCGCGAGGTTCGATCTTCTCGAGAACGACTTGAGCGTGCACTCGGCCAGTAAAACCGGTCCGGATCACCTCGAAGATACGTCGATAACGACCCGACAGAACGATACCCACAGCGACGAACAGGCCGCGTTTTTCGACGCGATCGGTACCGATATCGACCTCGAGAACAGCGTCGAGCAGGCACTCGACGTCCAACGGATTATCGACGCGATCTATCGATCGAGCGACGACGGGAGCACGATTTCGTTCTCGAGTTGA
- a CDS encoding ABC transporter ATP-binding protein: protein MARVRLEHVTKRYEDITAVDDISLDIEDGEFLCLVGPSGCGKSTTMETVAGLTKPTDGTIYIGEREVTNLAPKDRGVAMVFQNIALFPHLDVFENISFGLRLRTYDDDEIERRVSQAADIVQLEGMLERMPDELSGGQRQRVAIARAIVRNPGVFLMDEPLANLDAKLRVHMRTELQRLHRELQTTVIYVTHDQAEAMTMADRIAVLDAGRLQQIDPPLVCYNEPDNLFVAGFIGSPSMNFIEGELVEDGLETPNFHVAFDPSRVPDTSIGRSVTLGIRPEDIHLATKSETVTQSTQPISTRTDVIEPMGDEMFVYLLLSEGAEGGMDRDAASSPDQLLMSVTSDTQITDDQQADVVFDGTKVHLFDTETGTALTHGIAERGGADDGATMTEADD from the coding sequence ATGGCACGAGTACGACTCGAACACGTCACGAAACGCTACGAAGACATCACCGCAGTGGACGATATCTCACTCGACATCGAGGACGGAGAATTCCTCTGTCTCGTCGGGCCCTCTGGCTGCGGGAAATCGACGACGATGGAGACCGTCGCCGGGCTGACGAAGCCGACCGACGGCACCATCTACATCGGCGAGCGCGAGGTCACGAATCTCGCGCCGAAAGACAGGGGCGTCGCGATGGTCTTTCAGAACATCGCGCTGTTTCCCCACCTGGACGTCTTCGAAAACATCTCGTTCGGGCTTCGGCTGCGAACCTACGACGACGACGAGATCGAACGGCGCGTCTCTCAGGCCGCCGACATCGTCCAGCTAGAGGGGATGTTAGAGCGGATGCCCGACGAGCTATCGGGCGGACAGCGCCAGCGGGTGGCGATCGCCCGCGCGATCGTCAGAAATCCGGGCGTGTTCCTGATGGACGAACCCCTCGCGAATCTCGACGCGAAACTGCGCGTCCACATGCGGACCGAACTCCAGCGGCTCCATCGGGAGCTACAGACGACGGTCATCTACGTCACGCACGATCAAGCCGAGGCGATGACGATGGCAGACCGCATCGCCGTCTTAGACGCCGGGAGACTCCAGCAGATCGATCCGCCGCTGGTCTGTTACAACGAGCCGGACAACCTGTTCGTCGCCGGCTTCATCGGCTCGCCGTCGATGAATTTCATCGAGGGAGAACTCGTCGAGGATGGGCTCGAGACGCCGAACTTTCACGTCGCGTTCGACCCATCTCGCGTTCCCGACACGTCCATCGGACGGTCCGTTACGCTCGGGATTCGACCCGAGGACATCCACCTCGCGACGAAGTCAGAGACAGTTACCCAGTCGACACAGCCGATCTCGACCCGAACGGACGTCATCGAACCGATGGGTGACGAGATGTTCGTCTACCTGTTGCTCTCGGAAGGCGCCGAGGGCGGGATGGATCGAGATGCTGCCTCCTCACCGGATCAGCTACTGATGAGCGTCACGTCCGATACCCAGATCACCGACGACCAGCAGGCCGATGTCGTCTTCGACGGCACGAAGGTTCACCTGTTCGATACGGAAACGGGAACGGCGCTCACCCACGGGATCGCAGAACGCGGCGGAGCGGACGACGGAGCGACGATGACCGAGGCAGACGATTGA
- a CDS encoding carbohydrate ABC transporter permease produces MTDDSTTSDDEYESTPEGLDAGASTDADPEDRTGVENGHPATRAADGGPGNVKVADGGTANRETEDSKTTVGGSEDEPLRRGPFQRWVADSISNPGRVYRSMFYVATIFFLLTTLFPFYWLLMVALTPEGRQQDIFLTPNGFNPGAFVEVFQVIPFHRYMFNSFVIATASTIVVLVIASLAGYAFGRLEFPGKLPLLLLVLVISFFPPAAFFIPLNDLFNTPVGILEPITGNGTLYNTPGAMVLPLSAIFMPLAIFILTTFYSQIPDGLEDAARVEGTTRLGALFRVIIPLSAPGVATAGVLTFIAVYNEFFFSFLMTDGQPQNWAPILEGILGYQGQYEVMYHLMAASSIIGVIPVAILVIVAQERIVSGLTAGALKE; encoded by the coding sequence ATGACCGATGATTCGACCACCTCCGACGACGAATACGAATCGACTCCCGAAGGACTCGACGCTGGGGCCAGCACCGACGCCGATCCGGAAGATCGTACGGGCGTCGAAAACGGTCATCCGGCGACTCGAGCGGCCGACGGTGGACCGGGTAACGTCAAGGTGGCCGACGGCGGGACGGCTAACCGCGAGACGGAAGACAGCAAAACGACCGTCGGCGGGTCCGAGGACGAACCCTTACGCCGAGGGCCCTTTCAGCGGTGGGTCGCCGATTCGATTTCGAACCCCGGACGCGTGTACAGGTCGATGTTCTACGTCGCGACGATATTCTTTCTGTTGACGACGCTGTTTCCGTTCTACTGGCTCCTGATGGTAGCGTTGACGCCGGAGGGGCGTCAACAGGATATTTTCCTCACGCCGAACGGGTTCAATCCCGGCGCGTTCGTGGAGGTTTTTCAGGTTATTCCGTTCCACCGATACATGTTCAATAGCTTCGTCATCGCGACGGCGTCGACCATCGTCGTGCTCGTCATCGCGAGTCTCGCGGGCTACGCCTTCGGACGGCTCGAGTTCCCCGGGAAGCTACCCCTGTTGTTGCTCGTGTTGGTCATTTCGTTTTTCCCGCCAGCGGCGTTTTTCATCCCGTTGAACGATTTGTTCAACACGCCCGTCGGGATACTTGAGCCGATTACGGGCAACGGAACGCTGTACAACACGCCCGGCGCGATGGTGCTGCCGCTGTCGGCGATCTTTATGCCGCTGGCCATTTTCATCCTGACGACGTTTTACTCACAGATACCCGACGGTCTCGAGGACGCCGCACGGGTCGAAGGAACCACCCGACTGGGCGCGTTGTTCCGGGTCATCATCCCGTTGTCGGCACCCGGCGTCGCGACCGCCGGCGTGTTGACCTTCATCGCCGTCTACAACGAGTTCTTCTTCTCGTTTCTGATGACCGACGGCCAGCCCCAGAACTGGGCCCCGATCCTCGAGGGAATCCTCGGGTATCAGGGCCAGTACGAAGTGATGTATCACCTCATGGCCGCGTCCAGTATCATCGGGGTCATTCCCGTCGCGATCCTGGTGATCGTGGCCCAAGAACGGATCGTCAGCGGACTCACCGCGGGCGCGCTCAAAGAATAA